AGCTGGCGATATCGCCGGCCAGCAGGTCCACATCGGCACGGGCCATATCTGGCAGGCGATTAACGCGTTTTACCAGTTCCCATAGCGTGCCTGCGGCCCTGGCCGCACCCGGTTCGGCGGCAGCGTTGGCGCTCAGTAAACTAACCGTGCCACGATGCAGGGATGTCGGACGATACTGCTTGTTAACCATTTCAATGCGCGGCAACGTGCGTTCAACAACATTTTTTATCAGGTAAGCATTGGCGCGGGCCGTGCCATGGGTAATTTCCAGATCGTTGAGGTGATGTCTGATATCCCGCTGCACAATCGTCGGCTGCTGTTCCAGCAAACGCTGCGCCTCAGTCAAAGCCGCAATCATTCGATCGCGGCGGTAAATCTCTTCATAGGTAGGATAGGGGCTGGCGATCGCTTCCCGCGGTGCGTTCCACGGGTAAGCATATTCCTGGCTCATCAACGTCCGCCCTGATAATGTCGGCTTCTCAGCTCCTCAATTTCCTGGCAGGTGACACAGCGCGTCACGCCATGAATGGCGCGACGGCGTGCCTCAGGAATGGCGCTGTCGCATTCTTCGCAGAAAATGGCACTAACCTGCTGTGGACGACGAATGACCGCCGCGATATTACGCTCCAGCGCCTCATCCAGATTCTGCTGTTCTAAATCTATCGCATCCATTAATGCAGCTCCCACATCTCGCGCTCGTAGCACTCAGCTTCCTGACGTAGCAGCTCCGCTGCCTCAGTACCGTTGAGATCCAGCGTATTGATACGCAAAGCAATCGCCCCCAGACGCAGGGCTACCGCCAGCGCGCACTCTTTACGCTCGGCGGCGATAATCGCCTGCAGTGCCGATTCATCTACTTCAAATAAATCGTTTTCGCTATTTAGCATTGTTTTTCCTCCAGTTTTCAGGCAAAGGCATGCCCGGCGGGTTGACGCCATTTACGGGTATTTATGGGTAATGAATTTATTTATGCAGACAGAAAGCTATCCGCGATAGAAAACTGACGCGGCAAAATACGTCCCCAGCGCGATAGCTGATTCATTGCGATAATGATCAGTTCACGACGCTGTTCATCG
The sequence above is a segment of the Mixta intestinalis genome. Coding sequences within it:
- a CDS encoding DUF2732 family protein, encoding MLNSENDLFEVDESALQAIIAAERKECALAVALRLGAIALRINTLDLNGTEAAELLRQEAECYEREMWELH
- a CDS encoding TraR/DksA C4-type zinc finger protein encodes the protein MDAIDLEQQNLDEALERNIAAVIRRPQQVSAIFCEECDSAIPEARRRAIHGVTRCVTCQEIEELRSRHYQGGR